TTTTGTGGACCTGGCCAAGCATCCTTCGGCGTTCATCCTCAGACAAGTCGGAATTCCGGTCAAGTACCTCAGCGTAGCCCACAATGACAGTGAGCGGCGTTTTTAAATCATGGGACACATTCGACAGCATCCTGCGCATCGACTGTTCCATTTGCTCATAATCTGAAGCCGACTGACGCGCGCGGTCAAGTAGTGCATTGACCGCACGAAGCAGCTCCTGCAGCTCGGGTTCACCGGTCACCACGAGAAGACTTTCCTGCGTTAGGGGTTGGTTTTCGTCTGTAAATTTCCCCATTTTTTTGTTAATGTAGGCCAGATCATTTCGAATCGCCTTTCTCGATGCCCGCTCACGTAAATACAATAGGAAAAATCCCACAGCAACAATCAGCCAGATCCACCAAAACATTGCCATTTACTGTTCTCCCAGCCGATAACCGATTCCCCACAGCGTGCAAATATAACGGGGATTGGACGGATCGTCCTCAATCTTCTCCCGCAAGCGCCTCATATGTACGTTAATGACATTGTCGTCATGATAGTATTCTTCATCCCATACAAGTTGATAAAGCATCGCCTTCGTATAAACCCGCGTCGGATGTTGAACAAACAGCTTCAGGATCTGAAATTCCTTGGCGGTCAGCTTAATCTCTTTGTTTTTCTTCAAGACTTTGAAATTATTGGGATCTATGATTAATTCGCCGACAGACAGTAACTGCCGTTCCGGCTCATTCCCGTTATCAGCGTTGGAATATTGCGTTGCCCTGCGAATGGCTGCCTCAACACGTGCGGCTAATTCAATCGGCGAGAACGGTTTGGAAATATAATCATCAGCGCCAAATCGCAGGCCAAGTGCCTTATCGACTTCTCCGTCCTTTGCCGACAAAATAAGAATGGGCACCCGGCTTTGTTCCCTAAGTCTTCGCAAAACCTCTAGTCCATTCAGCTTGGGAAGCATTAAATCCAATAGGACCAGGTCAAAGCCGTCTGGCACGAACTGCCGA
This portion of the Pueribacillus theae genome encodes:
- a CDS encoding response regulator transcription factor, whose product is MKGNLLIIEDDPEISDMVADYLEKEGYQSTVVHDGEQALRQFVPDGFDLVLLDLMLPKLNGLEVLRRLREQSRVPILILSAKDGEVDKALGLRFGADDYISKPFSPIELAARVEAAIRRATQYSNADNGNEPERQLLSVGELIIDPNNFKVLKKNKEIKLTAKEFQILKLFVQHPTRVYTKAMLYQLVWDEEYYHDDNVINVHMRRLREKIEDDPSNPRYICTLWGIGYRLGEQ